Sequence from the Mobula hypostoma chromosome 11, sMobHyp1.1, whole genome shotgun sequence genome:
tcttttattaatATATGCAAAAGTTTATcgcagtttgtttttatttttaactcTTTTCATTTCCTAGTTCAAAGTTGCATCTGTTTTCCACAATCTGTAATTATGGATATTAACAACTGTTTAACTGCTTACCCATGGGTCTTAGTTGATGAATTAATACAGTGGGACATGTAAAATTATTTGACTGTAGAGGACATTATAACTAAAGCTATTTCTTTCCTAACTGATAACTAATATCACACTTTGCATTTATCAGTAGGGCATCACTGAAGGGCAATCAGGATTGAAAACCAAAgctgtgttgcttgttttgttcatcactttttttttgtctacTGATGCCAGTTGTAAGATTGCATTTAAGGAGTGTCTTGTGTTTGAAAGCTCATTGCAAGTGGTCAATTGTTTTTGAAGGGCAGTCACCAGTGTTGCTTAGTGAAATCCTGTGGAGAACATTGTACAGCTAAGTTTCACAATCagtaaattaaaagaaaaacatggcAATTTAATCTATTTAGGATTGTGGAGTTTGTAAACTGATTTATGTTGTTAAATGTGAAAAATGGAGTAATTTGTTATTAATCTCACCAAATTTGAATAGTCATTTTAGATGGAGCATTAGAAGAATTTTGCCCCGATTCTTTGAATAGCTTCAGAGTATTACTGCTTCAACATTTCTCTGACTAATATTTACAAACTCAACAGAAAATGGGCAAATGAATTCTGGTGTCTGCATGTTTCTGTCTCTTGGAATATAGACTATAGTCATGAGCAATTAGAACGCCAGTTCTGGTTGTGTTTTAATTGATGTTAATTTTAAAGGGTATTTTTTCCCTCCTGGGCAAATTGGATATGATACTTATGTTTATTCTTGTTCTTTCCTTAACAGAAGCGTTATAGCTTGTCAGTGAAACCACCAAAGAAGCAGCAACAAGTGAAACAGGTTCAGTCTGCAGCAGTGCAAGCATTCCTCAAACGCAAGCAGGAAGAGCTGAGGAAAAAAGGTACAATACTTAAGAGATGTTGGTTGGTACAATATCGTCATTTTGCCTCGTTTTCTGATGGAGATTTGCTCTGCATGAACTTCTGAACTTCTAAACTTCAAATGTGTGATACATTAGAATTCAGAAGTGGCAAATCTGGAATGGTTGACTAGCTATCAGAATTGGGCCCTTAAACTGCAAAGCTGTTGATATAAATTTTCTTTCTCCTCTGAATATCAGTTCTTTTGCATGCACCCTACGTATTTAGTTACTGCTTGCAGGTGGGCATGATCTCCTACAGGCGACATGCTACCAGCCGTGTAAATACACAAAATTTGGGGAGATCTTGAAGGAACCAACAATTCTTCTCCATAAGTTTTAATTGGAGGATAGATGGACTTTtttgtgggggagagggtgtccTCAACTACTTCTAtgatttttctgtattttattgctaggtgaagaagacaaatttcagagatgtattctacgtacatactttgataataaaatgtacttttgaatctttgaacatagGCATGAGATATTGGTGAACATGAACTATTCAGATGTTCTGGATGTCGGAATGCTGAGTAACCCAGGTAGTAAAACCAGTGTAACAGatttgaaattaaaaataaaagatgCAGTCAATAGAACAGGAAGTCTCTGGAAAAAGATTGAATGGATATAGAAATAGTGGGATAGCTATTTCTGCTCATTAAAGTATTAATGAAGCCTCTTAGAGACATTAAGCATTTATGTACATTTAGGTTCCCTGAATTTGAATCCAGCAAATCCAGTAATAATATCCATTATTTAAGAGGAGTGGAAAATGATAAAGAAATTAAACTATTAATTTCTTATTAGGCTTATAAtaaggggcttattagggagagtcaacatggctttgtgcatggtaggtcatgtttgaccaatctgttggagtttttcgaggaggttaccaggaaagtggatgaagggaaggcagtggatattgtctacatggacttcagtaaggcctttgacaaggtcccgcatgggaggttagttaggaaaattcagtcgctaggtatacatggagaggtggtaaattggattagacattggctcgatggaagaagccagagagtggtggtagagaattgcttctctgagtggaggcctgtgattagtggtgtgccacagggatcaatgctgggtccattgttatttgtcatctatatcaatgatctggatgataatgtggtaaattggatcagcaagtttgctgatgatacaaagattggaagtgtagtagacagtgaggaaggttttcagagcctgcagagggacttggaccagctggaaaaatgggctgaaaaatggcagatggagattaatactgacaagtgtgaggtattgcacattggaaggacaaaccaacgtagaacatacagggttaatggtaaggcactgaggagtgcagtggaagagggatctgggaatacagatacaaaattccctaaaagtgtcggcacaggtagatagggtcgtaaagagagcttttggtacattggcctttattaatcgaagtattgagtataagagctggaatgttatgatgatgttgtataaggcattggtgaggccgaatctggagtattgtgttcagttttggtcaccaaattacaggaaggatataaataaggttgaaagagtgcagagaaggtttacaaggatgttgctgggacttgagaaactcagttacagagaaaggttgaataggttaggactttattccctggagcgtagaagaatgaggggagatttgatagaggtatataaaattatgatgggtatagatagagtgaatgcaagcaggctttttccactgaggcaaggggagaaaaaaaccagaggacatgggttaagggtgaggggggaaaagtttaaagggaacattagggagggcttcttcacacagagagtggtgggagtatggaatgagctgccagacgaggtggtaaatgcgggttcttttgtaacatttaagaataaattggacagatacacggatggtcggtgtatggagggatatggtccgtgtgcaggtcagtgggactaggcagaaaatggttcggcacagccaagaagggccaaaaggcctgtttctgtgctgtagtttctatggtttctatggtttctattaatCGAATGCATATAGGGAAGTTACTAAAGCATGTTATTAGGAACTGAGTAAGTGCTTAAGTATGTACAGATTCAACGATAAATAATGTTCCTTTTTGAAGGGTTTTGAAGGGTTTATAAAGTGACCTTCTTCCCAAGTGACCAGAAAAATAAGATGTAATTGTAGAAATGAACATGGGTTATTCTAGGTTACATTTAGAAGAACTTCCTCGGGGTGGGTTTACGAAATCTGAAATATTCTCTGCAAGCCGTTTCCAAATGCAGGCTAGTGGGTGGCTTGGGTGACCATTTCAGACCTGAGATAGATTGTGGGTATGTGAATTAAAATTGTTTACTCCATTATATAAGTAGTAAATTTAGCACACTATTTTTGGTGTGCAAAAAGTCTGCCTGAAAATATGTGTACTAAAtaatttaatttatcaaaatcttGAGTAGTATCAATATATGGTCCATATGTGAAAGCATAAAATATCTTTTGCTTTCTACAAGCAATCAGTCGTAGAAATGAGAGACAATGGAAGGCATTTGACCTGTAAATAGTTCTAAAGTCCTCAGTAGATGATGCATTTCTTCTTCCTTTTGAGATCACTATCACAGAAACCAGTTGTCAACCAACTTTATTAACTTCAAGTGATAACAAAAAATGGCGGAGACCATTGTATACACAAAAGGTTATGAGACCTGCTATATTACTGAAACCCTTCACATCAGAACTAACTAACTTTAGCAAGTTTTGATACTCTTATAGGTAAGGAAAAGTGCAAGATGAATTCAGTTTGATTAGCTATACCTAGTGGGTCTACTCTCGATCATTAGAAACATGATAGAAGATTTTATAAATAGTGCACAGTTGAAGTCCCTTTGGGAGCTAGTTTGCTCTAGACCTCTTCACAGACGTGGCTCAAATATAAACCAGGAAAGTTGAGTTCCAGAGGTGTAGTGAGTGTGACTGTTCTCTGTCAAATCAGCATTTAATGGAGTTTGTGGCACCAAGGGGCCCTGGTAAAACTGTTATCAGGTAGGCATCAGCAAAAATCAGCTGATGCTTGAAGCCAAACTATGGACAAAGGAAAATGGTTTTGGTTGTTGAAATTCAATTATCCCAGCTCTAGAAAATTATTCCAAGCGTTTCTCTTAACCTGACATCTTCAGTACTAACCTTAAGCACAGAAGTAGAGATATTCACAAATTCCATTTGCAAAGTCTTTGGTAAGTCTTTGATGGCAGCCTATGCTGCATTCCTTTTTCAGGTTTGATCTAATAATTGGCTAATATTTGACTGGTAATAAATGTTTCGGTTTGCTATTGATTGGCTAAACTTTGGCTGGACACACGAGCTTCCGTACAATTCCTCTTAAAAAGTTGAGAAGAAAATGCATGTGCTTGGTTAGATAGACTAACCCTGCTTCCTTGTTATTGCATTTAGGATCTAACATGTTTCCTTAATCTCTTTTTAAATGTAGATTTGGAAGACCGGCGGCGGAAAGAGGAGCTATTTGCAAAACGAGTTGCACTAAAGCATGACCGTAAGGCTAGAGCAATGGCTACTCGGACAAAGGACAATTTCAGAGGTTATAATGGTATTCCTGTGGATCAGAAAGGCAAAAAGAGGACTTGTGATGATGAGGGGAAAGAACAAAGAATGGATGACAACAATGAGGATTACTATGAAGGGGAACAGGCTGAATATGAAATGTCAGaagcagaatattctgaaggttCTGAGGAGTTTGTAGAGCATTGGGATGAGAGAGCAAGTAAACAGCATTACAGACAGCCTGAGGTAGCAGTTAAACAGCTGAAACATCAACACAGAGAGCCAGAGAGACCAGCTAGGGAACCCAAAAAACTGTATAGAAAACCTGATGAGGTGGCAAAAGTACCTGAACAAGCTCATAACAAGGCTAAAGTATCCCAGGTTCCAAAGAAGCCACCAATGAACTTCACAGATCTCCTGAAGCTGGCTGAGAAGAAACAGTTTGAGCCGGTGGAGCTTAAGCCACTTAAAAAGGTGGAGGAGAAGCTATATACAGCAGAAGAACTAAAAGAACTTGAATTTTTAGAGCGCAAACGACAAAAACAGAATGACAAAATGAAATCTGAGAAAGTGGTCCCGTTTTCACATCCAACCAGCTCATCAAAGAAAGAACCTTCAATTAAAGGTAACAAAAGCATAAACATAGCACAAGGCTCAGGAGAGAAAAATACCTTATCCAGAGAGAATAGCTCAAAGTCTGTCCCTAGATTTAGCAAAAAACCAAAAATGTCATCTAGTGAAAGATTACCTCCTACACCATCTCACAAGGCACCAGCTCAAGAAAAGTCCAAGTCTTCATTAGGGACTGGCTATTCTACCTCTAAAGCACCTGGTAGTGGTAGTAGTGTGAAAACTTCAATAAATGTTTCAGCAAAATCAGGAAGTAGCTTTCAAACACCAAGCAAAGCTTTGAAACCTGGATCCAATGGAAGCCATTCTGCGTTGTCTTCAAAACACACCCAAAAGAAAATTAATAGACCTATGTCTTCTGGGAAAGTTGATAATGTTTCCACAAGACATGAAAGGACAGAATCTTCAAGTCTGAACTCCAAAAGTGCGAGTAGTTCAGCTCCTGAGCGACCCAAAGCTTCCTCTGGCTCTAGCCAAAAGCaaacaagtagtgcaaacaaATTGGGCCAGTCGAGGCCCAGTAGTGCGAGTAATTCTAGGCCGCCTTGTGCAGGTGCTTCAAACTCCACACAATCAAAAGAGAGAATTTCAGGTACTCTAAGGCCTAACTCTGGGTCTCTGCAATCAAAAACCACAAATGCCTCTGGATCAATGAGACCTGGAAATACTTTGGCTGTGCCTGGCCGACATGGGAATGCTCCAAGTCCTGGAACTGGACGACCTGGAAGTGGAGCTGCAGAATCAAAACCCAAATGTACTGTGGTATCAGAAACAATATCATCAAAGAACTTTCCTTCAAGGCCCAGCAATGGACAGATGATCAACAGGAGACCACCGCCAACAGGGCATAGACCAATGATGCACCCGCCAGGTACTacatgaaaatatgaaataactTTAAATTACTTGTACATTATTTGTTATCTAGTGGTATAGAATTTAGCAGAAGAAAAACAAGAGCCTTAGGAACTCCATTTCTAGTTCCATCAAAGGGTTTTAGTCTTGAAGGATTTATATCTTTAGATACACAAGAGACGATCTCTCACTCAAAGCATTAGTTAAGTAAAAAACTGATTAAAGTCTCAGACCtggaacattaactctgtttttctttccaccaaggctgcctgatctgctatttccagcatttcctcttCTTTTGTTTCATGTTTTCATACTGTTTATGTTTCCCCTTTAAGAATTGTTCTGAGTCTCAGCATGAATTCATCCATTCTGGATTTATGCCTTTCGCATCCACTTAGATTTGCACACAGTAAATTGATTTTGCTGTTAAGGAATATGGATATGCTGGGAGAGTGTAAGTGTTCCGTTTGGTAAATGTTTTTAAGTTTTGATGTATTAGTGGTGTTCAAGTTTGCAATTTGGTTCTTGCAGACTTGTGAACTTGGGCAAATGtataaaatgattttaaaatgtatttcaaaTCGTAAAGTGTGAATATTTCTGTGATCACTTGCTAACAGACATGGGGACAGTCATTTAAAATTAGGTCATTGGAGTTTTGTTCAGAGAGTGgtcaatctctggaattctctatcccAGATCATTGTAGTGGCTAGGCCACTGGAGTTGGTTAAAGTGGAAATAGTGGCCTGTGGCCCTTCTATTTTGTCATGTTCATGCCAGCAAAATAATTTGTGCACACaggaataaaattaaaaaaatgcTTTTGAACTATCCTTGAGTTACTGTACTATTTAAAGGGTTCTATTGTATCATGTGGAGTAACATGCCTTGATTTAACCTAGTCTCTAGGCTCACCTTAGCAATTTGCTTTATGGAACCTCTCCTAAAGTATATATGCTGCACTTTAGGACATGTACGTACATACATAGTATATGGGTCTTGGTTGTAAAGCCAATTAGATTCGGTCTGAATATCATCCACTATCAAATAATCTGTCAGAATTGTGGAATAAGTGAGATGGAAATATACATAACCTGGATGATTGTGAGAGTGAACTGATGGAATCTGAGCCTGGAATGTGAAAGGCAGATTTTTTTCCCCCGATTCTAAATTTTGTCACCACTGAAATGTTATAATAAGACCTAAGGAATGGTAATTATTTCTCTGTTATAAGATGGTACTGGGAACCCATGGTCTGTACTTGTTAATCACTGCTGAACGTCTTACAAGGTATCATTGGTTGTTTCTGTGCCTCAGGAAATCCTATAAGGTCAGCTGGTCCTATATCATATAAACGACGACtggatgatgatgaagatgatgagtATGACTCAGAAATGGACGATTTTATTGACGATGCTGGGGAACCACAAGATGAAATCTCAAAGCACATCAGGGAAATCTTTGGATATGATCGCACCAAGTAAGACAGCTCCTTCCAGTCTTTGTCtctgtttatttatgtattgagaAATAACCTTGCCTGTCTTGTAGGAGAATCCAGAACATTGATTGATTTCTAACTTCTAAAGTTTTAGATCGATCAGAGTTAATAGGAAGAGGTTCTTCACATAAGCTGTGAAACTGGAGCTCTTTTAAATGAAACACCAATGGAAATTCTAAAATTGGGCTTCATTTTAAGGAAATGGAAATAAGGTATATTGAGGATTTGGGGTAAAGACAAATTAGCACTTTCACAGTAACGTTTCTGAACAAGAAGAACTGCGTAGTTTGGCTTAAATCTGTGAAGTTGTATGGAAACAATGAGAATGCTGCCATTGATATTCCTGGGGGAGAAAGGGTTTTTTGAGGGCAAGGAAGAAGAGAGTAAATGGTGGCATCTGCATTTTTGGTACAGAAAGCAGGAAAAATAAATGACAAAATAGGTTGTGGTGCAGGCACAGGAAGTGTATTATTTAGCTGTTTTACCACATTTCTCATTCTGCAAGGTACTAAGTATTCTTCCAGGTAAGCAGTGATTTGCTTGAACTCTCTTCGGGTGAACATACTATATTCATTTTTCACTATTTGGTTTCTATTATGCAGATCTCATCATTGCTTTGTGTATTACTTTAATTTGTCTGAAAATAATCCCCCAAGCTTTCAGTCACCTTTTAGTTAACTGACCCAACTCACTTTGACCTCTTCTTAGCCTCTGATATTATCTCAGCATAGCCTGGTGTAAACATAAAGAACAGCTCCACATCTTGCAACGTTCTTTCTTATTTTCGTGACATGGGCAGGCTTGGGAAGTCCACTTTTAATATCAGCATCTTTAATTgatcttgagaaggtggtggtgggctGCCTCCTTAAGCCATTGCATTGATGAGACCAGGGTTGCTAGGTTGTAGTTTGATTCAGTGAGACTGAAGAACTATGACTAAGTACTTCAGTCTTTATTAGATTCAGGATTTTCAGATCACGGACACTGCACCCTAATTTTAAATATGATGGTTGTTGGTAACAATTCCTTCTGTATTTACTTGTGCTTTATTTATTAGCTCACCCAATTATGGCCCTTTTTCCCTTTATTATAATAGTTCAAGTTCCACTTtacttgtcattcaaccatacacatcaATACAGTCAAACGAATCGGTGTTCCTCCGGGGCCATGGTGCAAAGCACAGTGCCAACAatctcacacagcacatataattatgatagcagaaaaacagttacaaaaaaattttttaaataatatagtgcaagttcctgagtgtcatggcctgtagattgatggtgagtggatgttgtcctggaaccaagtttctgcaagaacaatccTACAGATAAATGCAACCAGGTTGTCTTCCACCAAATGAACACTGGAGGGCTGCATTGATGGGACAAGCCAGCCCCCTGCCCCCAGCCCCCAGCCGAGCTCTGAATCCAGCTGCACACAGCCAGTTCTGGTATCTTGTTCCCTGGCAGTTGCACCAGGCGACCCCAAAGTATGAGGCCCTGATCCAATCCACAACTGAAGTGACACAACTCCCCTGctgttggtctcaccaatgaaccagtgaatcagACTCTCAGTATTctatattaccaatgtccaacagggtcttgcgaacACAGTCCAAGCCAGTCATTTCCACCATTTGTTGGACTGCACACCGCCTCTAGGTGGCTAAAGCAGGCTGCAGCACAGTCTGTCTCCACCACTATCAACTCGCTGGTGGGGTAGTCCTGCAGGACTTTACATTTTTGATAACCAGCATTGCCCTGCgattatgtttaaaaaaaaagacataaaggATGAACAATTGCACCTTTGTTTGGAGACAGTGGGGCCACTGCAACAGTGTGCTGTCATCCTTTGTTTGAATATAAAATGATATGAAGTGAAAAACAACTTGATCAGGGAAAGCCTCAGAATCAGTTTATTCAATTATCAAGGTTGTTTCCTCATTTGCATTAAACAAAGCAGAAGGCATGATCTGGGTCTTTAATGCTTTAATCAGACTAGATCCAACCAGGTGACTGATTCTTTGCAGCTTCTCTTTATTCCATGATCTATTCATGCTGAGAGGGTCTATACTGTTTAGCAGTGATATGTTTTCTTTCTGAATAATGTGTGTGCCTTAAAGCTGTTGTTCTCCCATATACAGCCCTTAATTCATCCATTTACTTTCTCTTTTAATCTTTGAACTACATGTCACTCAACCATCCAATGCCCCAAAATTCATGCTTGGCTGAATAATATTATCAATTCACGTGGGCATGTGGCCacatggttaaggcattggactagcaatctgaagatcgtgagttcgagccccagcctaggcagcgtgttgtgtccttgagcaaggcacttaaccacacagtgctctgcgacgacactggtgccaagctgtatcggcccttgcccttcccttggacaacatcggtgttgtggagaggggagacctgcagcatgggcaactgccagtcttccatacaaccttgcccaggcctgtgtccttggagagtgaagactttccgggcacagatccatggtctcgtaagactaacggatgccgtaATTATCAATTCAATGTCTTCACTACATTTTAGTTGTTATTGTGACCTTACTGTAAATCTTTTGAATTTCTTGAA
This genomic interval carries:
- the spty2d1 gene encoding protein SPT2 homolog isoform X1, coding for MDFGSVLSRASENKVDAQIQKRYSLSVKPPKKQQQVKQVQSAAVQAFLKRKQEELRKKDLEDRRRKEELFAKRVALKHDRKARAMATRTKDNFRGYNGIPVDQKGKKRTCDDEGKEQRMDDNNEDYYEGEQAEYEMSEAEYSEGSEEFVEHWDERASKQHYRQPEVAVKQLKHQHREPERPAREPKKLYRKPDEVAKVPEQAHNKAKVSQVPKKPPMNFTDLLKLAEKKQFEPVELKPLKKVEEKLYTAEELKELEFLERKRQKQNDKMKSEKVVPFSHPTSSSKKEPSIKGNKSINIAQGSGEKNTLSRENSSKSVPRFSKKPKMSSSERLPPTPSHKAPAQEKSKSSLGTGYSTSKAPGSGSSVKTSINVSAKSGSSFQTPSKALKPGSNGSHSALSSKHTQKKINRPMSSGKVDNVSTRHERTESSSLNSKSASSSAPERPKASSGSSQKQTSSANKLGQSRPSSASNSRPPCAGASNSTQSKERISGTLRPNSGSLQSKTTNASGSMRPGNTLAVPGRHGNAPSPGTGRPGSGAAESKPKCTVVSETISSKNFPSRPSNGQMINRRPPPTGHRPMMHPPGNPIRSAGPISYKRRLDDDEDDEYDSEMDDFIDDAGEPQDEISKHIREIFGYDRTKYKDESDYALRFIESSWKEQQKEEAKSLRLGLMEDAEEMRKEEELKKRARAKKQKL
- the spty2d1 gene encoding protein SPT2 homolog isoform X2, with translation MNYSDVLDVGMLSNPDLEDRRRKEELFAKRVALKHDRKARAMATRTKDNFRGYNGIPVDQKGKKRTCDDEGKEQRMDDNNEDYYEGEQAEYEMSEAEYSEGSEEFVEHWDERASKQHYRQPEVAVKQLKHQHREPERPAREPKKLYRKPDEVAKVPEQAHNKAKVSQVPKKPPMNFTDLLKLAEKKQFEPVELKPLKKVEEKLYTAEELKELEFLERKRQKQNDKMKSEKVVPFSHPTSSSKKEPSIKGNKSINIAQGSGEKNTLSRENSSKSVPRFSKKPKMSSSERLPPTPSHKAPAQEKSKSSLGTGYSTSKAPGSGSSVKTSINVSAKSGSSFQTPSKALKPGSNGSHSALSSKHTQKKINRPMSSGKVDNVSTRHERTESSSLNSKSASSSAPERPKASSGSSQKQTSSANKLGQSRPSSASNSRPPCAGASNSTQSKERISGTLRPNSGSLQSKTTNASGSMRPGNTLAVPGRHGNAPSPGTGRPGSGAAESKPKCTVVSETISSKNFPSRPSNGQMINRRPPPTGHRPMMHPPGNPIRSAGPISYKRRLDDDEDDEYDSEMDDFIDDAGEPQDEISKHIREIFGYDRTKYKDESDYALRFIESSWKEQQKEEAKSLRLGLMEDAEEMRKEEELKKRARAKKQKL